The Candidatus Acidiferrales bacterium genome window below encodes:
- a CDS encoding DUF393 domain-containing protein, giving the protein MQSNLRSVSTVPESGWILYDGDCGFCYWWVHVWEKTIAKRGFALKDLQSAAADGTLKISDEKLLDDIRVQTRDGHVESGADAYLYVTRRIWWAWPFYAIFSLPGFHWVLWRGYRWFNRNRYRFSRQCPLPPTAQK; this is encoded by the coding sequence ATGCAATCGAATCTAAGATCCGTTTCAACGGTTCCTGAATCCGGCTGGATTCTTTATGACGGCGATTGCGGATTTTGCTACTGGTGGGTTCACGTTTGGGAGAAGACAATCGCCAAGCGCGGATTCGCGCTGAAAGATCTGCAAAGCGCAGCGGCCGATGGCACGCTGAAGATTTCGGACGAAAAACTGCTTGACGATATTCGCGTGCAGACGCGCGACGGGCATGTGGAATCGGGCGCGGATGCGTATCTTTACGTGACGCGGCGAATCTGGTGGGCGTGGCCATTCTATGCGATCTTTAGCCTACCGGGATTCCACTGGGTGCTGTGGCGAGGCTACCGGTGGTTCAACCGCAATCGCTACCGATTTTCGCGGCAGTGTCCGCTACCGCCAACGGCGCAGAAATGA
- a CDS encoding DinB family protein, whose product MPETPQEYLKRLSNYLGDQDPIKVQRATAQKIAGLIRGIPRKTLMHRPAPGKWSIAEIIAHLADDELVGAYRMRKILERPGTPIEAFDQDKWAETGKYARRDAKKSLELFCTIREANLGLLKHLDSAQWDLYGVHSERGEEGIRTIARHFACHDINHMKQIEAILAKGGGRAKRRA is encoded by the coding sequence ATGCCGGAAACTCCGCAGGAGTATTTGAAGCGCCTAAGCAACTACTTGGGCGATCAGGACCCAATCAAAGTCCAGCGAGCCACGGCGCAAAAGATCGCCGGCCTCATTCGCGGCATCCCAAGGAAAACATTGATGCATCGCCCTGCGCCCGGCAAGTGGAGCATCGCGGAAATCATCGCTCATTTGGCTGATGACGAGCTTGTCGGTGCCTATCGCATGCGCAAGATCCTCGAGCGGCCCGGTACGCCCATCGAAGCATTCGATCAAGACAAGTGGGCCGAAACAGGCAAGTACGCCAGGCGCGATGCCAAGAAATCGCTCGAATTATTTTGCACCATTCGCGAAGCGAACCTCGGCCTGCTGAAGCATCTCGATAGCGCGCAGTGGGATCTCTATGGCGTGCACTCGGAGCGTGGCGAAGAGGGAATTCGCACCATAGCCAGGCATTTCGCCTGTCACGACATCAACCACATGAAGCAAATCGAAGCGATTCTCGCCAAGGGCGGCGGCCGCGCGAAGCGGCGAGCCTAA
- a CDS encoding DUF309 domain-containing protein, producing MPGIFTISRAIEFEKFQRGIALFNSGEFFQAHEAWEEIWLVSAEPEKTFLQGLIQLAAAFHHCHRGNFTGMKSLLEAGLAKLETFPAACQGICLAALRRDARNWSASLQRGEKKTRRGFPQIQLARETKRAGRHSRKSTSGAERRGR from the coding sequence ATGCCAGGTATTTTCACAATTTCACGCGCAATCGAATTCGAAAAGTTCCAGCGAGGAATTGCCCTGTTCAATTCCGGCGAATTTTTCCAGGCGCACGAAGCCTGGGAGGAAATCTGGCTGGTCTCCGCTGAACCTGAAAAAACATTCCTTCAGGGGCTCATTCAGCTCGCGGCGGCATTTCATCACTGCCATCGCGGGAACTTCACAGGGATGAAGTCGCTGCTTGAAGCCGGACTCGCCAAACTCGAAACATTTCCTGCCGCCTGCCAGGGGATTTGCCTTGCTGCATTGCGGCGCGACGCAAGAAACTGGAGCGCCAGCCTGCAACGAGGCGAGAAGAAAACGCGGCGCGGATTTCCTCAAATCCAACTGGCGCGCGAAACAAAACGAGCCGGACGCCATAGCCGCAAATCAACAAGCGGAGCGGAGCGGCGCGGGCGTTAG
- a CDS encoding phenylalanine--tRNA ligase beta subunit-related protein codes for MTDIEIQIPAVKLGIVEADGAAVSPAGPELVREIGAVCESLRRKFTLESLAESESVVAVRAMFRRWGVDASKYRPSAEALLRRVVQGKGLYNVSNIVDLSNLGSIETGWPYSVYNRIAIQPPVCLRLGANGETYEGIGRRVWHLAGRPVLADAVGPFGSPISDSTRTQVIEGVSEMLTVIYAPATASDAAISEAVAKQAQRLKLYAGARETRSGRAG; via the coding sequence ATGACGGACATCGAAATTCAAATTCCCGCCGTGAAGCTCGGCATCGTGGAAGCGGATGGCGCCGCAGTCAGCCCCGCTGGCCCCGAGCTCGTTCGCGAAATCGGCGCCGTTTGCGAAAGCCTCCGCCGCAAATTCACGCTCGAATCGCTCGCCGAATCGGAATCCGTCGTTGCCGTGCGCGCCATGTTTCGTCGCTGGGGCGTCGATGCATCCAAATATCGTCCGTCTGCGGAAGCATTGCTGCGCCGCGTCGTGCAGGGCAAGGGGCTCTACAACGTTTCCAATATCGTGGATCTCAGCAATCTGGGCTCCATCGAAACGGGCTGGCCCTATAGCGTCTATAACCGCATAGCCATTCAGCCGCCTGTATGTTTGCGCCTCGGCGCAAATGGCGAAACGTACGAAGGCATTGGCCGCCGCGTTTGGCATCTCGCCGGACGTCCTGTGCTCGCCGATGCGGTGGGGCCATTCGGCAGCCCCATCAGTGACTCAACGCGCACTCAAGTCATCGAAGGAGTGAGCGAAATGCTCACGGTAATCTACGCGCCGGCCACTGCCTCGGACGCTGCAATTTCCGAGGCCGTCGCGAAGCAGGCGCAGCGTCTGAAGCTTTACGCGGGCGCGCGCGAGACGCGGTCGGGTCGCGCCGGCTGA
- a CDS encoding Rrf2 family transcriptional regulator yields the protein MRISAKGEYAAKAVLYLSLKRPKVVTIHEIAENHDIPLKYLEQILLILKRAQLLESHRGVHGGYTLARRPEEISIGEVLRAVDGKFSRSSCLKIDLQNHHSCPEVNSCGLKQVWQDVHSAVEKILFETTFDELRKRTLGGVAREGEYVAFEI from the coding sequence ATGCGAATCAGCGCCAAGGGCGAGTATGCAGCGAAGGCTGTGCTCTACCTCAGCTTGAAACGTCCTAAGGTTGTCACCATCCACGAGATCGCGGAGAACCACGACATTCCGCTGAAATATCTGGAACAAATCCTGCTGATTCTAAAGCGAGCGCAACTGCTGGAAAGCCATCGCGGCGTGCACGGCGGTTACACACTGGCTCGGAGGCCCGAGGAAATTTCCATCGGCGAAGTGCTGCGCGCGGTGGACGGCAAATTTTCGCGGTCGAGCTGCCTGAAAATCGATTTGCAGAACCACCATTCCTGCCCGGAAGTGAATTCGTGCGGGCTAAAACAAGTGTGGCAGGACGTGCACTCGGCCGTGGAAAAAATTCTTTTCGAAACGACGTTCGATGAGCTCCGCAAGCGCACGCTCGGTGGAGTGGCGCGCGAAGGCGAATACGTGGCGTTCGAGATTTAG
- a CDS encoding methyltransferase domain-containing protein: MPRPKDLLRLNLGCGLQVADEWVNVDGSWNARLARYPALRRLLSSLHIIARDKSEIPWDSKIFIHDIRKPLPFPDDSVSAVYASHVLEHLYVEEGRSLIRESFRVLASSGILRVVVPDLNAIVREYLGERPFGQLSDDLASLNPADRLNQRLLMRWPTPGKNGLLYRIYSSWQDFHSHKWMYDTDSLVALFQTEGFVEVQSKDCHNSRIDDIGKVENPSRILNGGGICVEGVKPPSQPVA; the protein is encoded by the coding sequence ATGCCACGCCCGAAAGACCTTCTTCGACTTAACTTGGGCTGTGGGCTGCAGGTTGCGGATGAATGGGTCAATGTGGACGGGTCGTGGAATGCGAGGCTCGCCAGATATCCGGCGCTCCGACGCTTGCTTTCCTCGTTGCATATCATCGCGAGAGATAAGTCCGAGATTCCGTGGGACTCGAAAATCTTCATACACGATATTCGGAAGCCTCTGCCGTTCCCGGATGATTCGGTAAGTGCCGTATATGCTTCCCATGTTCTTGAGCATCTCTATGTTGAAGAGGGCAGAAGCTTGATTAGGGAGTCTTTCCGAGTTCTTGCCAGCTCGGGGATATTGCGTGTGGTGGTACCGGACCTGAATGCAATCGTGCGGGAGTATCTGGGAGAACGTCCGTTTGGACAACTGTCGGACGATCTCGCATCTCTGAATCCTGCGGATCGGCTCAACCAACGGTTATTGATGCGTTGGCCGACGCCGGGCAAGAACGGTTTGCTATATCGGATTTACAGCTCCTGGCAGGATTTCCATTCACACAAGTGGATGTATGACACCGATTCGCTCGTCGCTCTGTTTCAAACGGAAGGATTCGTGGAAGTTCAATCTAAGGACTGTCACAACAGCCGAATTGATGATATCGGGAAAGTGGAGAACCCGAGCCGGATTCTAAATGGCGGGGGAATTTGTGTAGAGGGCGTGAAGCCGCCATCGCAGCCGGTTGCCTAA
- a CDS encoding cupredoxin domain-containing protein, with protein sequence MSILSRLFLCAAAVGIFAAGAVSNEQQPAPAQAPNVQVIDMTARKYKYTPSTIHVKRGMKVQLRIKALDHIHGFKINVYPDGAEAKGAPGLEFSDPEDCYRLPKGQVTTIEFVAHTAGSYSFKCCVFCGLGHMGMKGELIVDD encoded by the coding sequence TTGAGCATACTCTCTCGCTTATTTCTGTGCGCGGCGGCCGTAGGTATCTTCGCCGCCGGAGCCGTTTCAAACGAGCAGCAACCTGCTCCCGCGCAGGCGCCTAACGTCCAGGTCATCGACATGACGGCGAGGAAATACAAATACACGCCGTCGACGATACACGTGAAAAGGGGAATGAAGGTCCAATTGCGCATCAAGGCGCTCGATCACATTCACGGATTTAAGATCAACGTCTATCCTGACGGCGCCGAAGCAAAGGGCGCACCCGGCCTGGAATTCTCCGACCCGGAGGATTGCTACCGCTTGCCGAAAGGCCAGGTGACCACTATCGAGTTTGTCGCCCACACCGCGGGCAGTTATTCCTTCAAATGTTGTGTTTTTTGTGGTCTCGGACACATGGGCATGAAGGGCGAGTTGATCGTCGACGACTAA